The genomic window CTCGGTCCCCGACGCGATGTTGAAGACGGTGTCGGTGACGTCGGCCTGCGCGGCGAGCAGGTTGGCGCGGGCGATGTCCGCGACGTGGACGAAGTCCATCGTCTGCAGCCCGTCGCCCATGATCAGCGGCGGCTCACCGGCGGCGATGCGCTCCATCCAGCGGATGAGCACCTCGGTGTAGACGCCGTACACGTCCATCCGCGGGCCGTAGACGTTGAAGTACCGCAAGGCCACCGAGTCCAGGTCGTACATGGCCTTGAAGCTGCGCAGCATGCCCTCGTTGAAGGCCTTGGCGGCGCCGTAGAAGGTGTCGTTGTTGTACGGGTGGTGCCGCTCGGTGGTCGGGAACTCCTCGGCCAGGCCGTAGACCGAGGCCGACGAGGAGGCCACCACCTTGGCGACGCCGGCCTCGACGGCGGCCTCCAGCACGGTGAACGTGCCGTCGACCAGCGACTCCAGCGCCAGCCGCGGCTGCTCGGCGCACTGGGTGATCCGCAGCGCGGCGAGGTGGAACACGAGGTCCTTGCCGCGGGTCAGCTCGTGGACGAGTGCGACGTCGCGGATGTCGCCCTCGACCACCCGGACGACGTCGCCGCCGCGCTCCAGCGCCCGGTCGAGGTTGGCCAGCCGCCCGCGGACGAGGTTGTCGAGGACGACGACCTCAGCAGCACCGACGTCGACGAGCTGGTCGACGACGTGCGAGCCGATCGTGCCCGCGCCGCCGGTGACCAGCGCCCGGCTGCCGGCGAGCTCCACCGCCGCGCTCACGCCGCCACCTCGGCCCCGACCGGCTCGACGGGGACCGCGACGCCGCCGCCGCGGAGGCTGGCGCTGGCCGCCTCCAGCATCGCCAGCACCCGCAGGCCCGAGCGGCCGTCGGTGAGCGGCGGCCGCCCCTCGGTGATCGCCGCGGCGAACTCGCCCATCATCGTGCGCAGTGCCTCTCTCTCGGGGAGGGCCGGGGCGACCATGTCCCCGATCCGGTAGGACACCCGCGTCTGGTTGCGGGCCTCGACGCCCAGCTCGGCGGGGTCGCGGGTCTCGATGGAGCGGTCGTAGACGGCCACCCGCTGGGTGGGGTTGAGGTCGTCCCACACGACCGTGCGCCGCGAGCCGCCGACGATCGTCGTGCGGACCTTCGTGGGTGACAGCCAGTTGACGTGCACGTGCGCGAGCGCGCCGGAGCTCAGCTCGATCGACAGGTGGGCCACGCAGACCTGCCCGCAGCCCAGCGGGTCGGCGCCGTGCGCGGCCACGCTCACCGGCGTGACGCCGTCGGGCAGCAGCGAGTCGAGGATCGACAGGTCGTGCGGCGCGAGGTCCCAGACGACGTCGACGTCGGCCTGCACCAGGCCCAGGTTGATCCGCACCGAGTCCAGGTACTGCAGCGTCCCGAGCTCGCCGCCGCGCACCAGGTCGCGCAGGTGGGACACGGCCGGCGTGTAGCAGTAGGTGTGGTCGAGCATCAGGACCAGCCCGGCGTCCTCCGCCGTCCGCACCAGCTTCGCGCCGTCCTCGAGGTTGGCGGCGAGCGGCTTCTCGACCAGCACGTGCTTGCCCGCCGCGAGCGCCGCCATGGCGATGCCGGCGTGCGTGGCCGCCGGGGTGGCGACGGCGACCGCGCCGACCGCCGGGTCGGACAGCACCGCGTCGAGGTCGGCGGTGACCCGCACGGTGCTGTAGCCGCCGAGGACGGTCCGGGCCCGGGCGACGTCGAGGTCGCACAGGTACTCCAAGTGCAGGCCAGGGACGGCCTGGGCGTTGCGCACCAAATTGGGTCCCCAGTAGCCCGCGCCGATGACGGCGATGCCGACTGGTTCGCTCACTGTGTCTCCCCGTGTCGTGAGACTGGCCGCGCGGTGCGTCAGTCTGGTGGCCGGACGCTCCCGGTGGGTGGTTTCGCGTCGCGGCATCCGGGACGGCCTGGCCCTGACCGGCGCCGCCGGC from Geodermatophilus normandii includes these protein-coding regions:
- a CDS encoding NAD-dependent epimerase/dehydratase family protein yields the protein MSAAVELAGSRALVTGGAGTIGSHVVDQLVDVGAAEVVVLDNLVRGRLANLDRALERGGDVVRVVEGDIRDVALVHELTRGKDLVFHLAALRITQCAEQPRLALESLVDGTFTVLEAAVEAGVAKVVASSSASVYGLAEEFPTTERHHPYNNDTFYGAAKAFNEGMLRSFKAMYDLDSVALRYFNVYGPRMDVYGVYTEVLIRWMERIAAGEPPLIMGDGLQTMDFVHVADIARANLLAAQADVTDTVFNIASGTETSLRELADGLLAAMGSGLTPVHGEARKVNAVTRRLADVTAAREQLGWTARIGLDDGLRGLVEWWRSERAPAEGSLA
- a CDS encoding Gfo/Idh/MocA family protein, translating into MSEPVGIAVIGAGYWGPNLVRNAQAVPGLHLEYLCDLDVARARTVLGGYSTVRVTADLDAVLSDPAVGAVAVATPAATHAGIAMAALAAGKHVLVEKPLAANLEDGAKLVRTAEDAGLVLMLDHTYCYTPAVSHLRDLVRGGELGTLQYLDSVRINLGLVQADVDVVWDLAPHDLSILDSLLPDGVTPVSVAAHGADPLGCGQVCVAHLSIELSSGALAHVHVNWLSPTKVRTTIVGGSRRTVVWDDLNPTQRVAVYDRSIETRDPAELGVEARNQTRVSYRIGDMVAPALPEREALRTMMGEFAAAITEGRPPLTDGRSGLRVLAMLEAASASLRGGGVAVPVEPVGAEVAA